The following are encoded together in the Paraburkholderia sp. BL10I2N1 genome:
- the hmpA gene encoding NO-inducible flavohemoprotein, producing MLTAEHRTIVKATVPLLEGGGEALITHFYKMMLDENPSVRPLFNQAHQASGAQPRALANGVLMYARHIDELEQLGGLVSQIINKHVALQILPEHYPIVGGCLLRAIREVLGPEIATDAVIEAWAAAYQQLADLLIGLEENVYAEKEQAPGGWRGARTFRLVRKVPESEEITSFHFRPVDGGEVLEFHPGQYIGMRVIVNGEELRRNYSLSAAANRHEYRISVKREPGGKVSNHLHDRVHENDTLELFAPSGDFKLEHNAKPLVLISGGVGITPTLAMLQAALATQRPVHFIHSARHGGVHAFREWIDGLAARHPQLKHFYCYEHQRTGDERAHAYGLLDEQKLDEWLPETRDVDVYFLGPLGFMKAIKKHLKALGVPAKQSRYEFFGPAAALE from the coding sequence ATGCTGACCGCCGAACATCGCACCATCGTCAAGGCTACCGTGCCGCTTCTGGAAGGTGGCGGCGAAGCGCTGATCACACACTTCTACAAAATGATGCTCGACGAGAATCCGTCGGTCCGGCCGCTCTTCAACCAGGCCCACCAGGCGAGCGGCGCGCAGCCGCGCGCGCTTGCCAACGGTGTGCTGATGTACGCCCGTCATATCGACGAACTCGAACAGCTTGGCGGCCTCGTCTCGCAGATCATCAACAAGCACGTCGCCCTGCAGATTCTTCCCGAGCATTATCCGATCGTAGGTGGTTGCCTGCTGCGCGCCATCCGCGAAGTGCTCGGACCTGAGATCGCCACCGATGCCGTCATCGAAGCGTGGGCCGCGGCTTATCAGCAGCTCGCCGACCTGCTGATCGGTCTTGAAGAAAATGTCTACGCCGAAAAGGAACAGGCTCCCGGAGGATGGCGCGGCGCGCGTACCTTCCGCCTCGTGCGTAAGGTGCCCGAAAGCGAGGAAATCACGTCGTTCCATTTTCGACCGGTCGACGGCGGCGAAGTGCTCGAATTCCATCCGGGTCAATACATCGGGATGCGCGTGATCGTCAACGGTGAAGAACTGCGCCGCAACTACTCGCTTTCCGCTGCTGCGAACAGGCATGAATACCGCATCAGCGTGAAGCGCGAACCGGGCGGCAAGGTGTCGAACCATCTGCACGACCGTGTCCACGAGAACGACACGCTGGAACTGTTCGCACCGTCCGGCGATTTCAAGCTCGAACACAACGCCAAACCGCTGGTGCTGATCAGCGGCGGCGTGGGCATTACGCCGACTCTCGCCATGCTGCAAGCCGCGCTCGCCACGCAGCGCCCGGTGCACTTCATTCACTCCGCGCGCCACGGTGGCGTGCACGCGTTCCGCGAGTGGATCGACGGGCTGGCGGCACGTCATCCGCAACTGAAGCACTTCTATTGCTATGAGCATCAGCGCACCGGCGACGAACGAGCCCATGCGTACGGTCTGCTGGACGAGCAAAAGCTGGACGAATGGCTGCCGGAAACGCGTGATGTCGATGTCTACTTCCTCGGGCCGTTGGGCTTCATGAAGGCCATCAAGAAGCATCTGAAAGCGCTGGGTGTACCCGCGAAACAGAGCCGCTACGAATTCTTCGGGCCGGCCGCCGCACTCGAATAA